The following proteins are encoded in a genomic region of Danio rerio strain Tuebingen ecotype United States chromosome 16, GRCz12tu, whole genome shotgun sequence:
- the LOC141375010 gene encoding uncharacterized protein — protein MDIIEKENVDISKTVIVGGMTLTETDSDLESWLLRYGSINRHLLIDDPDCEFHRHAIIEFTHNSAMKTLMPLLPLTVVSMSNPSTTFMVRALSCVYSYIASDSATNGYLEELQNIASFSGKSIEEVLQTELLKMKFGPSHAESLPVLDKNLEFPNAARSQILDRSTVSSPNRLLSPVISQSVITEQTAFPSSRISPFHEVESTNSKNLSKESLNHRSTKPTVTVSSHPALTMDIIDPPSVQKVVVEHIVRTNDTAHMHYTSFRLRSFSGKIPRPVNEPDFDTWRASVDLLLTDPSISDLNRARKIIDSLLPPAADIVKHVSPNSLPAVYLELLESVYGSVEDGDELLARFMNSFQNNGEKPSTYLHRLQVLLSTAIRRGGIFEEERNRYLLKQFCRGCWDSSLITDLQLERRKATPPSFAELVVLIRTEEDKNASKEERMRKHLGLNKHYPAPSKFRLSAHQISAHQSETQDDQTDTSLAKQVCELQAQVVALQKPSSQKEKKKNAKPDEVSELRNVVTELQAQITAMQTTATPKIKSDVEATEIADLKKQIADLKVQLTAPDMYRNRTRNLLPEPRATDCYRASKLPESRPRPGYCFRCAKDGHLASSCSNAPDPTRVAEKKRKLRERQAQWDTQQVAIMNPLN, from the coding sequence ATGGATATCATAGAAAAAGAGAATGTAGATATCTCAAAAACAGTGATTGTGGGTGGAATGACACTGACTGAGACAGACTCAGATTTAGAGTCATGGCTTTTAAGATATGGTAGTATTAACCGACATCTTCTAATTGATGACCCTGACTGTGAGTTTCATCGACATGCTATCATAGAGTTTACACATAACTCCGCGATGAAAACATTGATGCCTCTTTTGCCTTTAACTGTAGTTAGTATGTCAAACCCAAGTACCACTTTCATGGTACGTGCTTTAAGTTGCGTTTATTCCTATATTGCTAGTGATAGTGCTACTAATGGATATCTGGAGGAATTGCAAAACATTGCTAGTTTTAGTGGGAAATCGATTGAGGAGGTACTCCAAACAGAGTTACTGAAGATGAAATTTGGCCCTTCTCATGCTGAATCACTACCTGTTTTGGATAAAAATCTTGAATTTCCAAATGCAGCACGTTCTCAAATACTTGATCGTAGCACAGTCAGTTCACCAAATAGACTGCTGTCCCCAGTCATATCACAAAGTGTGATTACTGAACAAACAGCTTTTCCTTCATCTAGAATTTCACCATTTCATGAAGTTGAATCAACAAATTCAAAAAACCTGTCCAAGGAAAGCCTTAACCATAGAAGTACTAAACCCACAGTAACAGTGTCATCCCATCCAGCACTTACCATGGACATAATTGATCCTCCTAGCGTGCAAAAGGTAGTAGTTGAGCACATTGTCCGCACAAATGACACAGCTCATATGCACTATACCTCTTTTCGCCTCCGATCTTTCTCTGGAAAAATTCCTAGACCTGTTAATGAGCCAGATTTTGACACTTGGCGTGCCAGTGTTGATCTCCTACTGACAGATCCTTCTATATCTGACTTAAATCGAGCTAGAAAAATCATAGACAGTCTGCTTCCCCCCGCTGCAGATATTGTTAAACATGTCTCCCCTAACAGTTTACCTGCAGTATATCTAGAATTGCTGGAGTCTGTATATGGCTCTGTAGAAGATGGAGATGAGTTATTAGCCAGATTTATGAATAGCTTCCAAAACAATGGTGAGAAGCCTTCAACTTACCTGCACAGATTACAAGTACTCTTAAGCACAGCTATTCGACGAGGTGGGATATTTGAAGAAGAGAGAAACCGATAtcttttaaagcagttttgtcgCGGCTGTTGGGACAGTTCCCTCATTACTGACCTTCAATTAGAAAGGAGAAAAGCCACTCCTCCTTCATTTGCAGAATTAGTAGTTCTCATCCGTACAGAAGAAGATAAAAATGCCTCTAAAGAAGAAAGAATGAGAAAACATTTAGGGCTAAATAAACACTATCCTGCCCCCTCGAAATTCAGACTGTCAGCTCACCAGATATCTGCCCACCAAAGTGAAACGCAGGATGATCAAACTGACACATCTCTCGCAAAGCAAGTGTGTGAACTTCAAGCTCAAGTTGTTGCACTGCAAAAGCCTTCAAgccagaaagaaaagaaaaaaaatgcaaaaccagATGAAGTGAGTGAGCTGAGAAATGTTGTCACTGAGTTACAGGCACAGATTACAGCCATGCAAACTACAGCCACTCCAAAAATTAAAAGTGATGTAGAAGCAACTGAAATTGCTGACTTAAAGAAACAGATTGCTGATTTAAAGGTTCAACTGACTGCCCCTGATATGTATAGAAACCGCACCAGAAACTTGCTGCCTGAACCTAGAGCAACAGATTGTTACAGAGCTAGTAAACTACCTGAAAGTAGACCTCGTCCGGGGTATTGTTTTAGATGTGCGAAAGATGGTCATCTTGCCAGCAGCTGTAGTAATGCTCCTGACCCTACTAGAGTTGCTGAGAAAAAACGCAAGTTAAGGGAGCGACAAGCCCAGTGGGATACCCAACAAGTAGCAATCATGAATCCTTTAAACTGA